One Angustibacter luteus genomic window carries:
- the crtI gene encoding phytoene desaturase family protein — translation MRTVKGPTDHVVVVGAGLGGLSAAMRLAGARRRVTLLEREDRPGGRAGLVELAAPDGAGTYRFDNGPTVLTMPDLIEDCFDALGESMGDWLQLEPVAPLYRSLHADGSRIDVHADPVAMAEELRQVCGPAEAAGFERYVEFVTKLYRYEMSDFIDRNIDSPLDLLTPNLARLAGIGAFRRLAPKVGQYLKDDRTQRLFSFQAMYAGLSPYDALAIYAVIAYMDSVAGVFFPKGGMHAVPLAMAGAAEKHGVDLRYGTTVTRVEHRGGRAVAVHTSTGERIAADVVVLNPDLPVAQRELLGRNPWSIRRLRYSPSCFLLLAGSRRRYDTGAHHTIHFGRAWREVFDELGSGRLMSDPSVLVTNPTRSDPSLAPEGREIYYTLFPVPNLDADLDWVTLAPRYREHVLETLEARGYDGFGDAIEVEDVTTPLDWAARGMERGAPFAAAHTFLQTGPFRPRNIWGENVVFTGSGTQPGVGVPMVLVSGRLAAERVLGVDPGYRSRARR, via the coding sequence CTGCGGACGGTGAAGGGTCCGACCGACCACGTGGTCGTCGTCGGGGCTGGGCTCGGCGGCCTGTCGGCGGCGATGCGGCTGGCGGGTGCCAGGCGCCGAGTCACCCTGCTGGAGCGCGAGGACCGGCCCGGCGGGCGCGCCGGACTGGTCGAGCTGGCCGCGCCGGACGGCGCCGGCACGTACCGCTTCGACAACGGACCGACGGTGCTGACGATGCCGGACCTGATCGAGGACTGCTTCGACGCCCTCGGCGAGTCCATGGGCGACTGGTTGCAGCTGGAGCCGGTCGCGCCGCTCTACCGCAGCCTGCACGCGGACGGGTCGCGGATCGACGTGCACGCCGATCCGGTGGCGATGGCGGAGGAGCTGCGGCAGGTGTGCGGACCGGCCGAGGCGGCCGGCTTCGAGCGCTACGTCGAGTTCGTCACGAAGCTCTACCGCTACGAGATGAGCGACTTCATCGACCGCAACATCGACTCCCCGCTGGACCTGCTCACGCCGAACCTCGCCCGGCTGGCCGGGATCGGCGCGTTCCGCCGGCTGGCACCGAAGGTCGGGCAGTACCTCAAGGACGACCGGACCCAGCGCCTGTTCAGCTTCCAGGCGATGTACGCCGGTCTCTCGCCGTACGACGCCCTCGCGATCTACGCCGTGATCGCCTACATGGACTCCGTGGCCGGGGTGTTCTTCCCCAAGGGCGGGATGCACGCCGTCCCCCTGGCGATGGCCGGCGCCGCCGAGAAGCACGGGGTCGACCTGCGCTACGGCACGACGGTGACCCGGGTCGAGCACCGCGGCGGGCGCGCTGTCGCCGTGCACACCTCCACCGGCGAGCGGATCGCCGCGGACGTCGTCGTGCTCAACCCGGACCTGCCGGTCGCCCAGCGCGAGCTGCTCGGCCGCAACCCCTGGTCGATCCGTCGGCTGCGCTACTCCCCCTCGTGCTTCCTGCTCCTCGCCGGGTCACGGCGGCGGTACGACACCGGCGCGCACCACACCATCCACTTCGGCCGGGCCTGGCGAGAGGTCTTCGACGAGCTCGGCTCGGGGCGGTTGATGAGCGACCCCTCCGTGCTGGTCACCAACCCCACACGATCGGACCCGTCGTTGGCACCGGAGGGACGCGAGATCTACTACACGCTGTTCCCGGTGCCGAACCTCGACGCCGACCTGGACTGGGTCACGCTGGCGCCGCGCTACCGCGAGCACGTGCTGGAGACGTTGGAGGCCCGCGGCTACGACGGCTTCGGCGACGCGATCGAGGTCGAGGACGTGACGACCCCGCTGGACTGGGCCGCGCGCGGCATGGAGCGCGGCGCGCCCTTCGCGGCCGCGCACACCTTCCTGCAGACGGGGCCGTTCCGGCCGCGCAACATCTGGGGCGAGAACGTCGTGTTCACCGGGTCGGGGACGCAGCCGGGCGTCGGCGTGCCGATGGTCCTGGTGTCCGGACGCCTGGCGGCAGAACGGGTGCTGGGGGTCGACCCCGGCTACCGCTCGCGGGCCCGGCGATGA
- a CDS encoding phytoene/squalene synthase family protein yields MTRWFDRSLDAAGIQDPFLRHAFEQCRLVNAEHGKTYYLSSLLLPADRRPHVFALYAFSRTADEFVDDLEAPDPEGLRRWGAKALQDLATGTSTDPVIAAAAHTVATFDLDLTLFEDFLAAMRQDIDTTRYQTFEDLRGYMWGSAAVIGLMMLPLLGPLHEDAREHAVALGEAFQLANFIRDVGEDLQRGRVYLPLDDLDRCGVTPEDLARGTVTPAIRRLLQLEIARTREIFAFAARGVPLVRPESRPCLTTAVRLYGGILDEVEKADYQVLTQRVSVPNRRRAAVALPQLVRAVGARRDDRRWHLAAT; encoded by the coding sequence ATGACGAGGTGGTTCGACCGGTCGCTGGACGCCGCCGGCATCCAGGACCCGTTCCTGCGTCACGCCTTCGAGCAGTGCCGCCTGGTCAACGCCGAGCACGGCAAGACCTACTACCTGTCGTCCCTGCTGCTCCCGGCCGACCGCCGCCCGCACGTGTTCGCGCTCTACGCGTTCAGCCGCACGGCCGACGAGTTCGTGGACGACCTGGAGGCGCCCGACCCCGAGGGGTTGCGCCGGTGGGGGGCAAAGGCCCTGCAGGACCTAGCCACGGGCACGTCCACCGACCCGGTCATCGCCGCGGCGGCGCACACGGTGGCCACCTTCGACCTGGACCTGACCCTGTTCGAGGACTTCCTCGCCGCCATGCGCCAGGACATCGACACGACGCGATACCAGACCTTCGAAGACCTTCGTGGCTACATGTGGGGCTCGGCCGCCGTGATCGGGCTGATGATGCTGCCCCTGCTCGGCCCCCTGCACGAGGACGCCCGCGAGCACGCCGTGGCGCTGGGCGAGGCGTTCCAGCTGGCGAACTTCATCCGCGACGTGGGCGAGGACCTGCAGCGCGGCCGGGTCTACCTGCCCCTGGACGACCTGGACCGATGCGGAGTCACCCCGGAGGACCTGGCCCGGGGCACCGTCACCCCGGCCATCCGCCGCCTGCTCCAACTGGAGATCGCCCGCACCCGGGAGATCTTCGCCTTCGCGGCTCGCGGCGTGCCCCTCGTGCGGCCCGAGAGCCGGCCCTGCCTGACCACCGCCGTCCGGCTCTACGGCGGCATCCTGGACGAGGTCGAGAAGGCGGACTACCAGGTGCTCACCCAGCGGGTCAGCGTGCCGAACCGACGCCGGGCCGCCGTCGCCCTACCCCAGCTGGTCCGAGCCGTCGGCGCCCGGCGCGACGACCGCCGTTGGCACCTCGCGGCGACCTGA
- a CDS encoding lycopene cyclase domain-containing protein, whose product MTYTQLCLVAVPLAVLLDLALLRTRLLARKAFWVSYAIIVFFQLLTNGWLTGRGVVTYSGSAILGTGEAVAFGHWRVLYAPVEDLAFGFSLVLQTLSWWVFWGRRGVQRDRVRSGRREVPTAVVAPGADGSDQLG is encoded by the coding sequence ATGACCTACACCCAGCTCTGCCTCGTCGCGGTGCCGCTCGCAGTGCTGCTCGACCTCGCGCTGCTGCGTACCCGGCTGCTGGCGCGCAAGGCGTTCTGGGTGTCCTACGCGATCATCGTCTTCTTCCAGCTGCTCACCAACGGCTGGCTCACCGGCCGAGGCGTGGTCACCTACTCCGGCTCGGCGATCCTGGGCACGGGTGAAGCCGTGGCGTTCGGTCACTGGCGGGTGCTGTACGCGCCGGTGGAGGACCTCGCATTCGGCTTCTCGCTGGTCCTGCAGACGCTGTCCTGGTGGGTGTTCTGGGGTCGTCGCGGGGTGCAGCGCGACCGGGTGCGGTCAGGTCGCCGCGAGGTGCCAACGGCGGTCGTCGCGCCGGGCGCCGACGGCTCGGACCAGCTGGGGTAG
- a CDS encoding lycopene cyclase domain-containing protein: MRHLSYLGMLAFCLLGTLPLELYLKVGVYRRWRRLGLSVLCVAPLFLAWDLYAIAQDHWQFDPSQVLAVRLPGGLPLEEAAFFLVVPLAAVMTLEAVRRVRGWPVGDER, from the coding sequence GTGCGCCACCTGAGCTATCTGGGCATGCTCGCGTTCTGCCTGCTGGGGACGCTGCCCCTGGAGCTCTACCTCAAGGTCGGGGTGTACCGGCGCTGGCGACGGCTGGGCCTGTCCGTCCTGTGCGTGGCGCCCCTGTTCCTGGCCTGGGACCTCTACGCCATCGCCCAGGACCACTGGCAGTTCGACCCCTCGCAGGTGCTGGCCGTCCGGCTGCCGGGTGGGCTCCCGCTCGAGGAGGCCGCCTTCTTCCTCGTCGTGCCGCTCGCTGCGGTGATGACGCTGGAGGCGGTCCGGCGGGTGCGCGGGTGGCCGGTCGGTGACGAGCGATGA
- a CDS encoding Rv2175c family DNA-binding protein, whose amino-acid sequence MTELDALVGDWLTLPDVAERLDIGIMKVRGMVHDGQLIAVRRGDRNILSVPAGLLGAEGLLPELPGTVTVLADAGYEGEDALRWLFTPDDSITGGSPIGALHAGHKTEVRRRAQALAI is encoded by the coding sequence GTGACCGAACTCGACGCCCTCGTGGGCGACTGGCTGACCCTGCCCGACGTCGCCGAGCGGCTCGACATCGGCATCATGAAGGTGCGCGGCATGGTGCACGACGGCCAGCTCATCGCCGTCCGGCGGGGGGACCGCAACATCCTGTCCGTACCGGCGGGGCTGCTCGGCGCCGAGGGGCTGCTGCCCGAGCTGCCGGGTACCGTCACCGTGCTGGCGGACGCCGGCTACGAGGGTGAGGACGCGCTGCGTTGGCTGTTCACCCCGGACGACTCGATCACCGGTGGGAGCCCGATCGGTGCCCTGCACGCGGGGCACAAGACCGAGGTCCGGCGTCGGGCGCAGGCCCTGGCGATCTGA
- a CDS encoding LysM peptidoglycan-binding domain-containing protein has protein sequence MPVIITAALATAPFLLSSGAGSWTSYTVQPGDTLWDIASRHHTDVRSLIRANHLSAGGHMIRIGTKIKVPGHARTAATRPAAARTATYLVRSGDTVSDIAHRLKVSPGTLLRLNHLDARGRIYVGQHLKVPASALRAQTKAKAARAAALRYTTYRVRSGDTLSAVAVRSRTSLATVLKLNHLHLSSVIHPGQALRVPRHAAARTSHNTFAGRTYSSAVVRAADANRHKLASRAVPGKEATKRMIVRTAKRYGVNPALALAVAWQESGWNQRQVSVANAIGTMQVIPSSGRWAGELVGRRLNLLNTQDNITAGVVILRALNHSAKTPDAAIAGYYQGLGSVQKNGMFADTKRYVASIKVLVKRFG, from the coding sequence ATGCCGGTCATCATCACCGCAGCGTTGGCCACCGCGCCGTTCCTGCTCAGCTCGGGCGCCGGGTCGTGGACGAGCTACACGGTCCAGCCTGGCGACACCCTCTGGGACATCGCCAGCAGGCACCACACCGACGTGCGCAGCCTCATCCGGGCCAACCACCTCAGCGCCGGCGGCCACATGATCCGGATCGGGACGAAGATCAAGGTCCCCGGGCACGCCCGCACCGCGGCGACCCGCCCCGCCGCCGCCCGGACCGCGACGTACCTCGTCCGCTCCGGTGACACGGTCAGCGACATCGCGCACCGGCTCAAGGTCTCCCCCGGCACCCTGCTGCGGCTCAACCACCTCGACGCCCGTGGGCGCATCTACGTCGGGCAGCACCTGAAGGTGCCGGCCAGTGCCCTGCGCGCCCAGACGAAGGCGAAGGCCGCCAGGGCCGCCGCACTGCGGTACACGACGTACCGGGTGCGCAGCGGGGACACCCTGAGCGCCGTCGCCGTGCGGTCCCGCACGTCACTGGCGACGGTGCTGAAGCTGAACCACCTGCACCTGAGCTCGGTGATCCACCCCGGGCAGGCGCTGCGGGTCCCCCGGCACGCCGCAGCCAGGACCAGCCACAACACGTTCGCCGGGCGCACCTACTCCAGCGCCGTCGTCCGCGCCGCCGACGCGAACCGGCACAAGCTGGCCAGCCGGGCCGTCCCGGGCAAGGAGGCCACCAAGCGCATGATCGTGCGCACCGCCAAGCGCTACGGCGTCAACCCGGCGCTGGCCCTGGCCGTGGCCTGGCAGGAGTCGGGCTGGAACCAGCGGCAGGTCTCGGTGGCCAACGCGATCGGCACCATGCAGGTCATCCCGTCGTCCGGTCGCTGGGCCGGCGAGCTGGTCGGGCGGCGCCTCAACCTGCTCAACACCCAGGACAACATCACCGCCGGCGTGGTGATCCTGCGGGCGCTGAACCACTCGGCGAAGACCCCGGACGCTGCGATCGCCGGGTACTACCAGGGGCTGGGCTCGGTCCAGAAGAACGGCATGTTCGCGGACACCAAGCGCTACGTAGCCAGCATCAAGGTGCTCGTGAAGCGGTTCGGCTGA